From Chryseobacterium sp. IHB B 17019, one genomic window encodes:
- a CDS encoding SDR family oxidoreductase, which produces MEQFNFNNELSGKIALVTGGTKGAGKAIAERLLQAGATVIITARNAPEKENSNLHFISSDLSKAEGTQKVISEVLSSYGRLDILVNNLGSSSTPAGGFTALSDEDWESTLQANLLAPVRLDRGFLPQMIDRKSGVIIHIASIQGKLPLYDSTLPYAAAKAGLINYSKSLSNEVTPKGVRVLTVSPGWIRTENVKVWLETIAQNSNISIEEAQQGVVDALGGVPFGRPAEPEEVAELVGFLVSPRANYLTGTEFVIDGGTVPTI; this is translated from the coding sequence ATGGAACAATTCAATTTCAACAATGAGTTATCGGGCAAGATAGCATTGGTAACAGGAGGTACAAAAGGAGCCGGAAAAGCAATTGCAGAAAGACTGCTACAAGCGGGAGCAACGGTTATTATTACCGCAAGGAACGCACCGGAAAAGGAAAACAGCAATCTGCATTTCATCTCTTCAGATCTAAGCAAGGCAGAAGGAACACAAAAAGTAATCAGCGAAGTGCTTTCGTCTTATGGTAGACTGGATATTCTTGTGAATAACCTTGGTTCCTCATCAACACCAGCCGGCGGCTTTACCGCATTGTCAGATGAAGATTGGGAATCAACCTTACAGGCTAATCTGCTTGCTCCTGTTCGACTGGACAGAGGCTTTTTACCGCAAATGATAGATCGAAAAAGTGGTGTTATTATTCATATCGCTTCAATACAGGGCAAATTACCGCTGTACGATTCTACTCTGCCGTATGCCGCTGCAAAAGCAGGATTGATCAATTACAGTAAAAGCTTATCAAATGAAGTCACACCAAAAGGTGTTCGTGTTCTGACGGTCTCGCCAGGCTGGATCAGGACAGAAAATGTTAAAGTATGGTTGGAAACAATTGCCCAAAATTCAAATATTTCTATCGAGGAAGCTCAACAAGGTGTTGTGGATGCACTTGGCGGAGTACCTTTTGGAAGACCTGCCGAACCGGAAGAAGTAGCTGAATTAGTAGGATTTCTTGTCTCTCCAAGAGCCAATTATTTAACAGGAACTGAGTTTGTAATTGACGGTGGAACTGTACCCACTATTTAA
- a CDS encoding winged helix-turn-helix transcriptional regulator produces MNCGLDLIGEVLYGKWKIRLLWFINQGHKRPSELQRKIPDASRRVLNIQLKELEEHELISKIIYPVVPPKVEYSLTEFGESLIPVIGVLGQWADHHEDRLRILIMKKIQGSAVTEEDLENDV; encoded by the coding sequence TTGAATTGCGGTCTTGACCTGATAGGTGAAGTGCTTTACGGCAAATGGAAGATACGTTTGCTTTGGTTTATTAATCAAGGTCATAAAAGGCCGAGTGAATTGCAGCGTAAGATACCCGATGCTTCACGAAGGGTTTTGAATATTCAGCTGAAAGAATTGGAGGAACATGAACTTATTTCAAAGATTATTTATCCGGTTGTTCCACCAAAAGTAGAATATTCACTTACAGAGTTTGGTGAGAGTTTAATTCCTGTAATAGGAGTTTTAGGTCAATGGGCAGATCATCATGAGGATAGGCTAAGAATTTTGATTATGAAGAAAATTCAAGGATCTGCCGTTACAGAGGAAGATCTAGAGAATGATGTTTGA
- a CDS encoding winged helix-turn-helix transcriptional regulator, with product MYERKIPLTIDCGLHLTREILNGKWKPALLNAISMGVKRPSEILRILPEATRRVLNVQLKELEDHGMIKKKVYPQLPPKVEYSLTEIGWSLMPIIDAMNVWGDKNRDFLEKVIAQNPKIKEISKSPCDLIQVNKERV from the coding sequence ATGTACGAAAGAAAAATTCCTCTTACTATTGATTGTGGTCTACACTTAACTAGAGAAATACTCAACGGCAAATGGAAGCCGGCATTACTTAATGCAATCTCTATGGGTGTAAAGCGGCCAAGTGAAATCTTAAGAATACTACCGGAGGCTACACGCCGTGTTTTAAATGTACAACTGAAAGAACTTGAAGATCACGGAATGATAAAAAAGAAAGTTTATCCACAATTACCTCCGAAAGTAGAATATTCACTTACCGAGATTGGTTGGTCATTGATGCCCATTATTGATGCTATGAATGTTTGGGGAGATAAAAACCGGGATTTTTTAGAGAAAGTGATCGCTCAAAATCCGAAAATTAAGGAAATATCAAAGTCTCCTTGTGATCTTATTCAAGTAAACAAGGAAAGGGTGTGA
- a CDS encoding alkene reductase, which translates to MKNTSQPLLEEYQLGDLQLKNRVVMASLTRARATNPGLVPTAMMAEYYAQRASAGLILSEGTWVNPQSIGFINVPGIYTQEQVEGWKTITKAVHDNGGLIFSQLGHIGAGAHPDLQNGELPVGPSAVNIQSQSFTPEGFKNTVTPHEMTVVEIHKTIQDYKQAAQNAKDAGFDGVEVHAIAGMLIPQFLSTATNKRTDEYGGSIENRSRIVFEILDAIIEVWGNTRVAIKFSPVMLSNVGIVKPDEETIALFKYILNRLDHYNLAFVHIVGPSEDLSGTPVEELQENYFAHFRNNYSGRILANLGFSKESANAILKEGNADLVSFGEPFIANPDLVERFINNLSLSESDRDTYYSGEEKGYITYPKAKYP; encoded by the coding sequence ATGAAAAATACATCGCAACCTCTTTTAGAGGAATATCAATTAGGAGATTTACAATTAAAAAATAGAGTAGTAATGGCTTCACTGACTCGCGCCAGGGCTACTAATCCGGGCTTGGTACCTACAGCGATGATGGCGGAATATTACGCACAGCGGGCTTCTGCCGGACTGATTTTATCAGAGGGTACCTGGGTGAATCCGCAGTCTATAGGTTTTATTAATGTTCCGGGCATTTATACCCAAGAGCAAGTGGAAGGATGGAAAACCATAACCAAAGCTGTTCATGATAATGGAGGGTTGATTTTTTCGCAATTAGGACACATTGGTGCAGGAGCACATCCCGATCTGCAGAACGGAGAACTTCCTGTTGGGCCATCAGCAGTTAATATACAATCACAATCTTTTACTCCGGAAGGTTTTAAAAATACTGTAACCCCACATGAAATGACAGTTGTTGAAATTCACAAAACCATACAGGACTATAAGCAAGCTGCTCAAAATGCAAAGGACGCTGGTTTTGACGGGGTAGAGGTGCATGCAATAGCGGGCATGCTCATCCCTCAATTTCTTAGTACGGCCACCAATAAGCGAACTGATGAATATGGCGGAAGTATTGAAAATCGTTCCCGCATTGTCTTTGAAATATTAGATGCCATCATAGAAGTTTGGGGTAATACCCGTGTTGCCATAAAATTTTCTCCTGTGATGTTAAGCAATGTTGGAATCGTGAAGCCGGACGAAGAAACAATTGCTTTATTCAAATATATATTGAATAGACTGGATCACTACAATTTGGCTTTTGTGCATATCGTAGGACCATCAGAAGACTTATCAGGAACTCCTGTAGAGGAATTGCAGGAAAATTATTTCGCTCATTTTCGCAATAATTACAGTGGCAGAATCTTGGCTAACTTAGGTTTTTCTAAAGAAAGTGCCAATGCAATCCTAAAAGAGGGTAATGCGGATTTAGTATCTTTCGGTGAGCCTTTTATTGCAAATCCTGATTTGGTTGAACGTTTTATAAATAATTTGTCTTTATCAGAAAGCGACAGAGATACGTATTACTCAGGAGAGGAAAAAGGATATATCACTTATCCTAAAGCGAAATATCCTTAA
- a CDS encoding NAD(P)H:quinone oxidoreductase yields MKKFNAFFSGLLLTLTMSSMTAQQKTNILVLIHSDEGGTYEMAKEIAKGIESNGTSKAFIKKVTINDNPKLKSIPVASVNEMTSYDGIAFGSPVYFGNISTSMSEFISKTTAIWSQHGLEGMPATVFMSAGSGAGRELALQSFWNMLAVHGMILVSNGIRGYENIDKTIPQGNTVLGTTSLASLKNIERPTPDERYLAELQGKNFAKVATALQGTFQKNKVVQATRDKKEEDINTVLHQKNIKLPEVPKPAGNYQPFVRSGNLVFINQYALKDGKIQNPGKVGRDITEEQAKEATRTTMLNILSVLNQAVGGDLNKVKRCVQLTGIFNTTENYSKHAELMNAASDLAADVFGEKGKHARATLGAYSIPGNSSVEIQAIFEIE; encoded by the coding sequence ATGAAAAAATTTAATGCCTTTTTTTCGGGTCTGCTATTAACCCTTACAATGAGTTCTATGACTGCACAGCAGAAAACAAACATTCTGGTCCTTATTCATTCTGATGAAGGCGGAACATATGAAATGGCTAAAGAAATAGCTAAGGGAATAGAAAGCAATGGAACCTCGAAAGCATTTATAAAAAAAGTCACAATCAATGACAACCCAAAATTAAAAAGTATACCGGTTGCTTCCGTTAATGAAATGACCTCTTATGATGGTATTGCCTTTGGATCTCCTGTCTACTTTGGAAATATAAGCACATCAATGAGTGAATTTATATCAAAAACGACTGCCATATGGTCACAGCATGGTCTAGAAGGCATGCCTGCAACGGTATTTATGTCGGCAGGCAGTGGTGCCGGGAGAGAGTTGGCGCTTCAGTCATTTTGGAATATGCTGGCAGTTCACGGAATGATTTTGGTTTCTAACGGAATTAGAGGGTATGAAAATATTGACAAAACTATTCCGCAAGGAAATACAGTTCTCGGTACTACAAGTTTAGCATCATTAAAAAATATAGAAAGACCAACCCCGGATGAACGTTATTTAGCTGAACTGCAAGGAAAAAACTTTGCAAAAGTAGCGACAGCCCTGCAAGGTACGTTTCAAAAAAACAAAGTGGTACAAGCTACTCGTGATAAAAAAGAGGAAGATATCAATACAGTATTGCATCAGAAGAATATTAAACTTCCAGAAGTTCCCAAACCTGCAGGAAATTATCAGCCGTTTGTCCGTTCGGGAAATTTAGTATTTATTAATCAATATGCATTAAAAGACGGAAAGATTCAAAATCCCGGTAAAGTAGGCAGAGATATTACCGAAGAACAGGCAAAAGAAGCCACCAGAACTACAATGCTTAATATTTTATCTGTTTTGAACCAAGCTGTTGGAGGCGACTTGAATAAAGTAAAACGGTGTGTACAGCTTACAGGAATTTTTAATACAACGGAAAATTATTCAAAACACGCTGAACTTATGAATGCAGCTTCCGATCTTGCAGCAGATGTTTTCGGAGAAAAAGGCAAGCATGCCAGAGCTACTCTTGGAGCATATTCCATCCCTGGAAACTCTTCAGTTGAAATACAAGCCATTTTTGAAATAGAATAA
- a CDS encoding helix-turn-helix domain-containing protein — MKCGLIEKKKGQFDDHTTIDAYVWYEKDWKHDNHDHVHQRYQLTYVEDGYQYFHIENTIYLVPQNHLIWIPSGKKHHTESEASTVNLMVVLFKSVFDNNFFNDVHVFSAPPVLSEMLKYAAKWSQLLEEDEEQRYFMNALLYSLPYFCKEKEGLHIPVPADQRLISVCNYINKNFHNQLDTEILAEIALMSVRSLQRIFKKETGITIQKYMQLIRILKSIELINTGQYTLSQIALMIGYKSLSAFTTSYFAIMKEKAKVR, encoded by the coding sequence ATGAAATGCGGACTTATTGAAAAGAAAAAAGGTCAATTCGATGACCATACTACAATTGATGCCTATGTATGGTACGAAAAAGATTGGAAGCATGATAATCATGACCACGTACATCAACGTTATCAGCTTACGTATGTTGAAGATGGATATCAATATTTTCATATTGAAAATACGATTTATCTCGTTCCACAAAACCACCTTATTTGGATTCCTTCAGGTAAAAAACATCATACCGAATCAGAAGCAAGCACCGTTAATCTGATGGTGGTATTGTTTAAATCAGTTTTTGATAATAATTTTTTTAATGATGTACACGTTTTTTCGGCTCCTCCAGTATTAAGTGAAATGCTTAAATACGCAGCAAAATGGAGTCAATTGCTTGAAGAAGATGAAGAACAGAGGTATTTTATGAATGCCCTTTTATACAGCTTGCCTTATTTTTGCAAAGAAAAAGAGGGGCTGCATATTCCTGTTCCTGCTGATCAGCGACTGATATCAGTTTGCAACTACATTAACAAGAATTTTCATAATCAATTAGATACTGAAATACTGGCAGAAATAGCACTCATGTCAGTAAGAAGCCTGCAAAGGATTTTTAAAAAAGAAACGGGAATAACCATCCAAAAATACATGCAGCTAATAAGAATTTTAAAAAGTATTGAGCTAATCAACACAGGGCAGTACACATTGAGTCAGATTGCCTTGATGATTGGCTACAAAAGTTTATCGGCATTTACTACTTCTTATTTTGCAATTATGAAGGAAAAAGCAAAGGTGAGATGA
- the pheA gene encoding prephenate dehydratase, with protein sequence MKIAFLGPEASFTELAAAQLFPEEDLLPQANILDCFNAVENGEVEKAVVPLENSIEGTVSMTLDYLYKTPEIKIEAEAVMPIAHHLMVHPNCDVKNLEKIYSHPQALAQSFHFLNKHFKNVQKQDFSSTAAAAKHVSENPERNLAAAANQFAANLYGLKIIHENIQDFEQNHTRFIIISKKKDVYCNEKLEVLGEKSAMLITLPEDHAGGLHQVLSVFAWRKMNLSKIESRTLKTRLGNYFFFINIVGKWEPVLHQNALEELKALDAEVDFLGNYNEYFLKS encoded by the coding sequence ATGAAGATCGCATTTTTGGGCCCTGAAGCCAGTTTCACAGAACTCGCAGCAGCCCAGCTTTTCCCTGAGGAGGACCTTTTACCACAAGCGAACATTCTAGACTGCTTTAATGCCGTAGAAAACGGAGAAGTAGAAAAAGCAGTTGTTCCTTTGGAAAATTCTATTGAGGGAACGGTTTCTATGACGCTGGATTATTTATACAAAACCCCGGAAATTAAAATTGAAGCAGAAGCAGTAATGCCGATTGCCCATCATTTGATGGTTCATCCCAATTGTGATGTAAAAAACCTCGAAAAAATTTACTCTCATCCACAGGCTTTGGCGCAAAGTTTTCATTTTTTGAATAAGCATTTTAAGAATGTTCAGAAACAAGATTTTTCTTCTACTGCGGCAGCAGCAAAACATGTTTCAGAAAATCCCGAAAGAAATTTGGCGGCAGCTGCCAATCAGTTTGCTGCGAATTTGTATGGATTGAAAATTATCCATGAAAATATTCAGGATTTTGAACAAAATCATACAAGATTTATTATAATCTCTAAAAAAAAGGATGTTTATTGTAATGAAAAATTAGAGGTGCTGGGTGAAAAATCTGCAATGCTTATTACCCTTCCCGAAGATCACGCGGGAGGCTTGCATCAGGTTTTATCGGTTTTTGCATGGCGAAAAATGAATTTGAGCAAAATAGAATCCAGAACATTGAAAACCAGACTTGGAAATTACTTTTTCTTCATCAATATTGTAGGAAAATGGGAGCCTGTCTTGCATCAAAACGCCCTGGAAGAATTGAAGGCACTGGATGCAGAAGTAGATTTCCTCGGGAATTATAACGAATATTTTCTTAAAAGTTAA
- a CDS encoding NUDIX hydrolase, which yields MNQDFIHTYVSVDCVVFGFDHDNRLNILLVQRHIDDVAVDRQRKLPGSLIFSNEDVDDAAHRVLHELTGIKKMVLKQFKCFADPLRASNQTDIIWMGTEYMHNIDRIITVAYLSLCKIDQKINSTKYETVDWYPIDQVPALPFDHNKIINESLTEIRRWIETDFSIIFELLPKKFTIRQLYQLYSALSEKQIDIKNFHKKISSFNYIIPLEEIEKNVSHRAARYYRFDAKIYKKNNTRLIK from the coding sequence ATGAACCAAGATTTTATTCATACTTATGTCTCTGTTGATTGTGTAGTATTTGGATTTGATCATGACAATAGACTCAATATTTTACTTGTGCAACGTCACATAGACGATGTAGCGGTAGATAGGCAAAGAAAATTGCCCGGTAGCTTGATTTTTAGTAATGAAGATGTCGATGATGCAGCGCACAGAGTTCTTCATGAGTTAACAGGAATAAAGAAAATGGTTCTCAAGCAGTTCAAATGCTTTGCTGATCCGCTTCGTGCAAGCAATCAGACTGATATCATCTGGATGGGAACCGAATATATGCATAATATTGACAGGATTATTACGGTGGCCTACCTTTCTTTATGTAAAATAGATCAGAAGATTAACAGCACAAAATATGAAACCGTAGACTGGTATCCAATAGATCAGGTTCCCGCATTGCCTTTTGATCATAATAAGATCATCAATGAATCTCTGACTGAAATAAGAAGATGGATTGAGACTGATTTTTCTATTATTTTCGAATTGCTGCCGAAAAAATTTACCATAAGACAACTGTATCAGCTGTACAGCGCATTAAGTGAAAAACAAATTGATATCAAGAATTTTCACAAAAAGATTTCATCATTCAATTACATTATTCCTTTGGAAGAGATAGAAAAAAATGTATCGCATCGAGCGGCAAGATATTATAGGTTCGATGCTAAAATCTATAAGAAAAACAATACTAGGCTAATTAAATAA
- a CDS encoding xylulokinase gives MYLLGYDIGSSSVKVCLIEASSGKIIASDFSPKKEMKITAINPGWAEQNPAEWWLNLKLAHESVMHESGINPEDIKGIGITWQMHGLILVDKDQNLLRPSIIWCDSRAVPYGEKAFKEIGEEKCLSHLLNSPGNFTASKLAWVKENEPEIFDKIDKIMLPGDYIAMRLSGEIGMTVEGLSEGIFWDFKNNCISEDVINYYGIPKSFFPEIIPTFGIQSTVSATAAQELGLKEGTPISYRAGDQPNNALSLNVFNPGEIASTAGTSGVVYGVLDQLEYDTLSRVNTFAHVNHSPEEIRLGVLLCINGTGILNSWLKHNFATSLSSYGDMNDLASLSPIGSKGLSIIPFGNGAERVLENKDTSCSIHGINFNIHTKGDILRAAQEGIVFSYEYGMNIMRNMGMNIQVIRAGNANMFLSSIFRQSLSSVSDAVIELYDTDGAVGAARAAGMGIGFYADSNEAFSSLEKIAVIEPEHEKREQYLEAYSRWQDHLKEIV, from the coding sequence ATGTATTTATTAGGATATGACATAGGCAGTTCTTCTGTAAAAGTTTGTCTCATTGAGGCATCCAGCGGAAAAATTATTGCATCAGATTTCTCTCCAAAAAAAGAAATGAAAATCACCGCCATCAATCCCGGCTGGGCAGAACAAAATCCTGCAGAATGGTGGCTGAATCTAAAGCTGGCGCATGAATCTGTGATGCATGAATCCGGAATCAATCCTGAAGATATTAAAGGAATTGGGATTACGTGGCAGATGCACGGTTTGATTTTGGTGGATAAAGATCAGAATTTGCTGCGTCCTTCAATTATCTGGTGCGATAGCCGTGCTGTGCCGTATGGTGAAAAGGCTTTCAAAGAAATTGGTGAAGAAAAATGTTTGTCACATTTATTGAATTCACCGGGAAATTTTACTGCTTCAAAATTAGCCTGGGTTAAAGAAAACGAGCCGGAAATTTTTGATAAAATTGATAAAATAATGCTCCCAGGAGATTATATCGCCATGAGGCTTTCTGGCGAAATAGGGATGACAGTAGAAGGCCTGTCAGAAGGGATTTTCTGGGATTTTAAGAATAATTGCATCTCAGAAGACGTAATTAATTATTATGGAATTCCGAAAAGTTTTTTCCCTGAAATTATCCCGACTTTTGGGATCCAGTCAACGGTTTCTGCAACAGCGGCTCAGGAATTAGGATTAAAAGAAGGAACTCCGATTTCTTACAGAGCAGGAGATCAGCCAAATAATGCTTTGTCATTAAATGTTTTCAATCCCGGAGAAATCGCCTCAACAGCCGGCACTTCAGGAGTAGTCTATGGAGTACTGGATCAATTAGAATATGATACCCTGTCGCGGGTAAATACATTTGCCCACGTCAATCACAGTCCGGAGGAAATCAGATTAGGCGTATTGCTGTGTATTAATGGAACAGGAATTTTAAATTCTTGGTTAAAACATAATTTCGCAACCTCATTATCTTCTTATGGAGATATGAATGATCTGGCATCACTTTCCCCGATTGGATCAAAAGGCTTAAGCATTATTCCTTTTGGAAACGGAGCAGAAAGAGTACTGGAAAACAAAGATACGAGTTGTTCGATCCACGGAATCAATTTTAACATCCATACAAAAGGCGATATTTTACGCGCTGCGCAGGAAGGAATCGTTTTTTCCTACGAATACGGAATGAATATCATGAGAAATATGGGCATGAATATCCAGGTGATCCGTGCCGGAAATGCCAATATGTTTTTAAGCTCAATATTTCGTCAGTCACTCTCAAGTGTAAGCGACGCCGTGATAGAGTTATATGATACAGACGGAGCCGTAGGTGCTGCAAGAGCTGCAGGAATGGGAATTGGTTTTTATGCAGATTCCAATGAAGCATTCTCTTCCCTTGAAAAAATCGCAGTTATTGAGCCTGAACATGAGAAAAGAGAACAATATCTTGAAGCTTATTCAAGGTGGCAGGATCATCTTAAAGAAATAGTATAA
- the xylA gene encoding xylose isomerase: MNVLKETKQFFPGITKIKFEGKESRNPLAFRYYDADRMVMGKPMKEWMRFAMAWWHTLCADGSDPFGGPTIHHPWGQGTDAISRAKYKMDAGFEFMTKMGFEHYCFHDIDLVDPADNWRDYEKNLQTIVEYAKEKQQETGIKLLWGTANVFTHERYMNGASTNPNFDVVACAGTQVKNSIDATIALGGENYVFWGGREGYMSLLNTDMKREKEHLARFLIMSRDYARGQGFKGTFLIEPKPMEPTKHQYDYDAETVIGFLKNYGLDKDFKLNLEVNHATLAGHTFEHELQAAVDAGMLGSIDANRGDNQNGWDTDQFPVDYFELAQAWLVILPNGGLGSGGINFDAKIRRNSIDTGDLFIAHVSGMDAFAKGLLAAADVLENSDYKKLRTERYSSFDNGHGKAFEDGKLTLEDLQKIAHEIGEPQPKSGKQELFEALVNMSI, encoded by the coding sequence ATGAACGTTTTAAAAGAAACAAAACAGTTTTTTCCAGGTATTACAAAAATAAAGTTTGAAGGTAAGGAAAGCAGAAATCCTTTGGCATTTCGCTACTATGATGCAGATAGAATGGTGATGGGTAAACCAATGAAAGAATGGATGCGCTTTGCAATGGCTTGGTGGCACACCCTATGTGCAGATGGAAGCGATCCGTTCGGCGGTCCCACGATTCATCACCCTTGGGGTCAAGGAACTGATGCCATTTCCAGGGCTAAATATAAAATGGATGCCGGATTTGAATTTATGACTAAAATGGGCTTTGAGCATTACTGTTTTCATGATATTGATCTGGTAGATCCTGCAGACAACTGGAGAGATTATGAGAAAAATCTACAGACAATTGTGGAGTATGCAAAAGAAAAGCAACAGGAGACAGGAATCAAGCTTCTTTGGGGTACAGCAAACGTTTTCACCCATGAAAGATACATGAACGGAGCTTCTACCAACCCGAATTTCGATGTTGTCGCCTGTGCGGGAACTCAGGTTAAAAATTCTATCGATGCAACTATTGCACTGGGTGGAGAAAATTACGTTTTCTGGGGTGGAAGAGAAGGATATATGAGCCTGCTGAATACCGATATGAAACGTGAAAAAGAACATCTTGCCCGTTTTCTTATCATGTCCCGCGACTACGCAAGAGGCCAGGGATTCAAAGGGACATTTTTAATTGAACCAAAACCAATGGAACCTACAAAACATCAGTACGATTATGATGCTGAAACTGTAATCGGTTTTTTAAAAAATTACGGACTGGATAAAGATTTTAAACTTAATCTTGAGGTTAATCATGCAACATTGGCAGGACATACGTTCGAACATGAACTGCAGGCAGCTGTAGATGCAGGAATGCTAGGAAGCATTGATGCCAATAGAGGTGATAATCAGAATGGCTGGGATACCGACCAGTTTCCGGTAGATTATTTTGAGCTTGCACAGGCATGGCTGGTTATTCTTCCTAATGGAGGATTGGGATCAGGCGGTATTAATTTTGACGCAAAAATCCGTCGGAATTCTATTGATACAGGCGATCTTTTCATTGCACATGTCTCCGGTATGGATGCCTTTGCAAAAGGATTGCTTGCAGCAGCTGACGTTTTGGAAAACTCAGATTATAAAAAATTGAGGACAGAGCGATATTCATCTTTTGATAATGGACATGGGAAAGCTTTTGAAGATGGTAAACTTACATTAGAGGATTTACAAAAGATAGCACATGAAATAGGAGAGCCTCAGCCAAAAAGTGGTAAGCAGGAACTATTTGAGGCACTTGTAAATATGTCCATCTAA